Proteins encoded together in one Lathyrus oleraceus cultivar Zhongwan6 chromosome 5, CAAS_Psat_ZW6_1.0, whole genome shotgun sequence window:
- the LOC127086034 gene encoding F-box protein At5g07670 — translation MSFQPFLNNKIPNPNFPSPPLKTWLNSNMVLAMQLNSLTDPNSKTLIPNFDLTLLLSDEILLKIISKLPNSQAKSNSLVSKRWLNLQGRLIRSLKIFDLNFVLSGRLIHRFPNLTHVDLVPSTFVVYPQKGSVLVSHRVVSMRVDTGWCFGFTEERKSLLPVEAIDKGLKEVAKGCPNLRKLEVTGGSEAGLVTIGEECVTLMELELHKCNDNVLRGVAACRNLQVVKLIGSVDGFYESVVSDIGLTILAQGCKRLVKLELVGCEGSFDGIKAIGSCCLMLEELVFVDHRMDDGWLAGVSFCENLKTLRFVSCKVIDGNPGLEEHLGFCVALESLHFQKCQLRNKNTMGAVFSVCRAAKEIVLQDCWGLEDGVFRLAVVCRRVKLFDIEGCSLLTTECLESVIESWTDLECLRVVSCKNIKDSDISPALATLFTTLKELKWRPDTKHLLPSKEVNMGKKGGKFFK, via the exons ATGTCGTTTCAACCCTTTCTCAACAATAAAATCCCAAACCCTAATTTCCCTTCTCCGCCATTGAAGACCTGGCTCAACTCCAACATGGTCCTCGCCATGCAGCTTAACTCTCTCACTGACCCCAATTCCAAAACCCTAATCCCCAATTTCGACTTAACACTTCTTCTCTCCGACGAAATTCTCCTCAAAATCATCTCCAAACTTCCAAATTCACAAGCCAAATCGAACTCACTCGTTTCAAAACGGTGGTTGAATCTCCAAGGAAGGTTAATTCGTTCGTTGAAAATCTTCGATTTGAATTTCGTTTTATCTGGTAGGTTAATTCATAGATTCCCTAATCTTACTCATGTTGACTTAGTTCCTTCCACTTTTGTTGTTTATCCTCAAAAAGGTTCCGTTTTGGTGAGTCACCGTGTTGTTTCAATGCGGGTTGACACTGGGTGGTGTTTTGGGTTTACCGAGGAAAGGAAAAGTTTGTTACCGGTTGAAGCAATTGATAAGGGGCTCAAAGAGGTTGCCAAAGGGTGTCCGAATTTACGGAAGTTGGAGGTAACAGGTGGGAGTGAAGCGGGTTTGGTTACTATTGGGGAAGAGTGTGTTACATTGATGGAACTGGAGTTGCATAAATGTAATGATAATGTTTTGCGCGGGGTTGCGGCGTGTAGGAATTTACAAGTTGTGAAGTTAATTGGGAGTGTTGATGGGTTTTATGAATCGGTGGTTTCGGATATTGGGTTGACTATTTTGGCACAAGGGTGTAAGAGGTTGGTGAAATTGGAGCTTGTTGGTTGTGAAGGTAGTTTCGATGGGATTAAAGCGATTGGGTCGTGTTGTTTGATGTTGGAAGAATTGGTTTTTGTTGATCATAGGATGGACGATGGATGGTTAGCGGGTGTTTCGTTTTGTGAGAATTTGAAGACTTTGAGGTTTGTGTCATGTAAGGTGATTGATGGTAATCCGGGATTGGAGGAACATTTAGGGTTTTGTGTTGCACTTGAAAGTTTGCATTTTCAGAAATGTCAGTTGAGGAATAAGAATACAATGGGAGCTGTTTTTTCGGTTTGTAGGGCTGCTAAGGAGATTGTTCTTCAGGATTGTTGGGGATTGGAGGATGGTGTTTTCAGGTTGGCCGTTGTTTGCAG GCGGGTAAAACTGTTTGACATAGAAGGATGTTCATTGCTTACAACCGAATGTTTAGAATCCGTCATTGAATCATGGACTGATCTCGAGTGCCTCAGAGTCGTCTCTTGTAAAAACATAAAAGACAGTGATATCTCTCCTGCACTCGCGACCTTATTTACGACTCTCAAAGAGTTGAAATGGAGGCCGGATACGAAACATCTTCTGCCATCGAAGGAGGTAAACATGGGGAAAAAAGGCGGTAAATTTTTCAAATGA